One stretch of Salvelinus sp. IW2-2015 unplaced genomic scaffold, ASM291031v2 Un_scaffold16326, whole genome shotgun sequence DNA includes these proteins:
- the LOC112080444 gene encoding TMF-regulated nuclear protein 1: MDSHLHPEASAPPLAVPSLPFSAMSPSPLGTLALPLPSPATRRSISMGDFRRVTMALYGSEPPSTATTAPSSKMVTPSSSMEFEAARRRLLEMEERQRVIQEMERRLEELREVFVRSEQEAVEHGEVVTRIACAAQQGEMYTAENSQRLKKGLRFKKHRPTIVFSSMLGLRTCLPWPVKLK, encoded by the coding sequence ATGGATTCTCACCTTCACCCTGAGGCCTCAGCACCCCCTCTCGCCgtcccttccctccctttctcagCCATGTCCCCTTCCCCCCTCGGCACGCTGGCCCTCCCTCTTCCATCGCCCGCCACACGACGCTCCATCTCCATGGGCGACTTCCGGCGGGTGACGATGGCCTTGTACGGCTCGGAGCCCCCCTCAACAGCCACCACGGCCCCCTCCTCCAAGATGGTGACCCCCAGCTCCAGCATGGAGTTTGAGGCAGCCCGCCGGCGCCTGCTGGAGATGGAGGAGCGCCAGCGTGTCATCCAGGAGATGGAGCGGCGCCTGGAGGAGCTCCGGGAGGTCTTCGTGCGCTCGGAGCAGGAGGCAGTGGAGCATGGCGAGGTGGTTACCCGCATCGCCTGCGCTGCCCAGCAGGGGGAGATGTACACGGCTGAGAACAGCCAGCGGCTCAAGAAGGGCCTGCGCTTCAAGAAGCACCGGCCCACGATCGTTTTCTCATCCATGCTAGGACTCCGCACGTGCCTGCCCTGGCCCGTCAAGCTCAAATGA